GAGATTAGCACTGCTCCTACCGGCATAGCAATACTGCCATATACTCTGGAAATTTTCAGTCCTGGAAATTTGGTATTAAATTTCAGTTGATTCATTACTGTCCCCATTCCCGACTGTATTACTATAACCATCAGCGCGATACTGCAAAAAGCTGCAAAAATGGCAAAAACAATTTGTATGTTTTTAGGAAGCTGATCTGTAATCATGGAAAGTCCTGTGTGAGAATATGTTCTGTATCCCAGAGAAATCCCTAACATAGTAATCCATATAAAAATCAGATTTGTCAATTCTTCTGTATAAGAAAACGGAGTTTGGGGAAGAAAAAAACGACATATTACATTTAAAAAATTCATTACAACCATTACTGTCAGCCCTGCAACAATTCCTGCTTTTTCAATATAATCTATATATTTAAATATTTTTTCCATATAATGCCCTCTCCTAAATAATTCTTATTTATTGAACTCCAAATGCCTGATATAATTCATCCCCCATAATTTCCCTATACTCTTCGTATAATGGTTGCACCGCCTCCTTAAATGTAGTAATTTCCTTGTCATCCGGATAATAAATCTGAATATCATAATCATCTATAAGCTGCTGCATAAATTCCGGATCTTTTTCTTCTGCTGCTTTTCTTTGAGCTGCACATGCCGCTTTTGCTGCCTCTTCAAAAACTACCCGATCTTCTTCTGAAAGAGAATCCCAGCATTTTGCGCTTACAGAAAGAATAATAGGCTCGCAAGAATAATTCCATACTGTCATATAATCCACAACTTCTGCAAATTTTTGAGTAATTGTCATATCAGCCGGATTTTCCTGTCCATCTACTGAACCAGTCTGAAGAGCGCTATAAAGCTCAGATGCATTCATTGTAACCGGATCTGCGCCAAAATCCATAAAACAGTCTACATACATGGAATTACCTGGTACTCTCATTTTTACTCCTCTTAGATCCTCTACCGTCTTCACTTCACGTACATTATTAAACAGCTGTCGAAAGCCAGAAATCCCAAATCCTAAAGCATAAGCCCCGTTTTCTTCCACTAAAACTTTCAACTGTTCTCCTCCAGTCCCATCCAGCGCCTTATTCACATCATCCCATCCTTGAAATAAAAAGGGCATCGCCGGCATGGAAAGCCTTGTATCCGCCCCGGCCCAAGTCAGCACTCCATGAACAGTAATATCAATATCACCTGACTGGAACATTTCTAATGCTGTGGACTGGTTACCACCGGCAAGTTCTGAATTTGGATGAATTTTAATCTGATACCGTCCTTGTGTCTTTTCATTAACTTGATCTGCAAAGGTTTGAGCCGCCACATTCCAAGTACTGCTTTCCGGCACAGGCATGTCCAATTTCAGTTCGATAGTTTCAATGCTGTTTTTATCATTAGCTACCTCTCCATTTTGTTCTCCTGTACCCTTACACCCATAAAGGGCTGTAACCACAAATAACATTAAAAATCCCTTAGCCAATTTCTTTCTACTTACAGCTTTCATATATTCTTTTTTTATATTTGTATTTCTCATATAAATTCCTCCCAAATAACAACTATTTCCCTATCCACCGAGGCTCTCTGTTTTCTTTTTTCGCATGTTCAGACTCTGTCACATCTTCCATTGCCAACAAACCTAATAATGCAGCTTTCGCATGAACCATCGCTAATGACAAAGGCATATCTACCATGTCATAGTAAGTCTGTCGTCCTACTTTAATCGCCACTTTACTTTTTGTTCCTATAATTTCAGCCAATTTTAATGCCTCTTCCATAACCCTTTCCTTAGACACAACTTTATTTATCATATTCCACTGTTCTGCTGTTTTTGCGTCAATAGGTTTAGAAAGATAAATCATTTCAAACAGTCGTTTTTTAGGAATCCATTTTCCATTTACAGCTAAAGCAATCATTGGAAAATTTCCGTGGCTTAATTCTGATAGGCCAAATTCAGCCTCCTCTGAAGCTACAGCTAAATCACATCCCTCCACTACCGTCAATCCTCCTGCAAAAGCCTTTCCATTTACAGCTGCAATAATAGGTTTTCCCGACTGATACAAAGCTTTCTGAAATTCTACAGTTCCGTCGCAATAATCCCTTTGGTCCATAACAAATCCGTCAGGAAAACCGTCAATTTTACCTCCGGCGCAAAAATATTCTCCTGTTCCTGTCAATATAATGGCTCCCACCTGGTCATCCTCATTGGCTGTCTTTATAGCTTCCTGTATTTCTGTTACAGCCTGCAGCCCAATTCGATTCCCTATATCCGGCATGTTAAGCCGAATAATAGCTGCCGTTTTTTCTTTTGTATAAACAATACACTGATACATTGTCCCCTCTCCTTTCCTGCTTTTACTGTTCCCACTACACTTTTAAATTACCTGCTTTTATTATCTGTGTAAACAAAAAAAGGGCTATATGAAAGGCTTTTCCATGCTTGCCTTTCATTTTCTGAAAACCCTTTCATAATACGGTTATTCTGTTCAAAACTTGTTTACTATGAATCTTTAATTTTATATAATTCTTTCATCTATTTTTATATTTTTCTGTATATTTACCATTTTATTCCAAATAGCCAAAAAGGAGTGTATTTATATTGGATATTAAAAACCATTTTTCTCTTTCAAAATCTGAATCTAATCTTGAAAATGACCATGAAAATATTTATGTAGACTATCTTTGCAAGGTGAATCAAAAATACTCTTATTTAAGTAAATCTCAAAGAAAAATTGCCAATTACTTAAATGAGCATCCAGATGAAATAAGCAGGTGTTCTATTAGCACTTTATGTCAAAAAATAGGAACGAGTCCCAGCTCTA
The window above is part of the Lachnoclostridium edouardi genome. Proteins encoded here:
- a CDS encoding TRAP transporter small permease, translated to MEKIFKYIDYIEKAGIVAGLTVMVVMNFLNVICRFFLPQTPFSYTEELTNLIFIWITMLGISLGYRTYSHTGLSMITDQLPKNIQIVFAIFAAFCSIALMVIVIQSGMGTVMNQLKFNTKFPGLKISRVYGSIAMPVGAVLISFSSIYAAVLTVRSAKKNKETGDEKII
- a CDS encoding enoyl-CoA hydratase/isomerase family protein translates to MYQCIVYTKEKTAAIIRLNMPDIGNRIGLQAVTEIQEAIKTANEDDQVGAIILTGTGEYFCAGGKIDGFPDGFVMDQRDYCDGTVEFQKALYQSGKPIIAAVNGKAFAGGLTVVEGCDLAVASEEAEFGLSELSHGNFPMIALAVNGKWIPKKRLFEMIYLSKPIDAKTAEQWNMINKVVSKERVMEEALKLAEIIGTKSKVAIKVGRQTYYDMVDMPLSLAMVHAKAALLGLLAMEDVTESEHAKKENREPRWIGK
- a CDS encoding DctP family TRAP transporter solute-binding subunit, giving the protein MRNTNIKKEYMKAVSRKKLAKGFLMLFVVTALYGCKGTGEQNGEVANDKNSIETIELKLDMPVPESSTWNVAAQTFADQVNEKTQGRYQIKIHPNSELAGGNQSTALEMFQSGDIDITVHGVLTWAGADTRLSMPAMPFLFQGWDDVNKALDGTGGEQLKVLVEENGAYALGFGISGFRQLFNNVREVKTVEDLRGVKMRVPGNSMYVDCFMDFGADPVTMNASELYSALQTGSVDGQENPADMTITQKFAEVVDYMTVWNYSCEPIILSVSAKCWDSLSEEDRVVFEEAAKAACAAQRKAAEEKDPEFMQQLIDDYDIQIYYPDDKEITTFKEAVQPLYEEYREIMGDELYQAFGVQ